AAACTGATTGTTACGGAACGACCGTATCCAACCTTTTACCACTACGTTGTAGTCTGTTTTTTCGTCAAGCAGTATCTGCTTAACCTTCGTTCTTTGGCTCATATATGTATATATTTTAGGACTGCAAATTTAAGTGATAGGAAGCATACTGCATAACACCGCCTTTTTTGGGCTTGAATCAATTTTAATTTTTTACCCCCTTTCCTGATTTCAGGTCTTTTCCAGGCTTGGGGAAAAATTAACCCTAAGTCCGGGTTTCCAAATAAAATGTTAAATGTGGAAAAATACTGTTATCCCCGATTTGGCAGGAATGTTGCTGGCAATATGCGGTACCATATCCGGAGACAGGCTGTGGGCCGCTGTTTTCCTTCCTGAAACCGCTCTCCAAGCTGCCTCAGGGCCGGATTACAGGCTTTTGGGAACCTGCTTTTTTTTTGGATAATAGAGAAAGTTGTTTTAATCTTGCGTTACAATCTGTCTGATTAAGTTCAAATTTCCATCCTAATCGACAGTCCTAAACTCAACATTCCCTATCAGATTTAATAACCAGATTAAATTTATTGGACTCAAAAAACAATTATTTTGTAATTGGTGTATGTTGGTATGTAGTGGTACCCACCTTGCAACACTTCTAAAATTTGACAACACACGATGATGTACGACATCTTACAACTGAACGACATGCTCGTTCCTGAGCTGCTTGACATTGCAGAGAAACTGGATGTGCCAAACGCCAAAAAACTGAGCAAACAGGATCTTATCTACAAAATTCTCGACAAGCAGGCAGTAATGGCCTCAGAAGGTAACCCGGCCAATGGAGAAGAAAAGAAGACACGTAAACGGAAATCAACAAAAAAGGAAGACGAGCACGAACACGAAGAACCAGTAGCAGAAGCCGCATCAGATGAAAAACCAAAACGCGGCAGAAAACCTGGATCACTCAATAAAGCTAAAGAAGTTGAAGAACCTAAGGCATCCGACAACAAACCCAAAAAGAAAAACTTCGATATAGACCTGGATAGTATTCCTTCCCTGACATTTGATGACGACGACGATGAAATCATCCCTCAGTTCACTGAAGACGAGGAGGATGAAGAGGAAGAAGTAATTGCTACCAAGGCACCCGTTGCTGCTGCTAAAAAAGTAGTGGAAGAAGACGAGGAAGAAGAAGAGGAGGAAGAGGATGACGACGACTTCGTAATGCCTGAAGAGCCTATTGTGCCGCAGAAACAACGTTTCAACAACAAGCAGAAAGAACCTGCTTTCAATATAGAATTTGATGGTATTATCCTCAGTGAAGGTGTACTCGAAATGATGCCTGATGGCTATGGTTTCCTCCGCTCTTCCGATTATAACTACCTCAGTTCTCCTGATGATATTTACGTGTCTCCTTCCCAGATCAAATTATTCGGTCTGAAAACAGGCGATACCGTTAAAGGTTCCGTTAGACCTCCGAAAGAAGGTGAGAAATATTTCGCACTCCTGAAAGTAGAAACTATCAATGGTAAATCACCTGAAGAAGTACGTGACCGCGTACCTTTCGATTACCTGACACCGCTGTTTCCTTTCGAGAAACTGCGTCTTACTACTACTTCCAATAACTACTCTACCCGTATCATGGACATGTTTACCCCTATCGGTAAAGGTCAGCGTGGTTTGATTGTAGCACAGCCAAAGGTTGGTAAAACCATGTTGCTGAAAGAAGTAGCTAACGCAATCGCAACGAATCACCCCGAAGTTTATCTAATGGTAGTGCTCATCGATGAGCGTCCGGAAGAGGTAACCGATATGGAACGTAGCGTAAAGGCAGAAGTCATCGCTTCTACCTTCGATGAACCAGCCGAAAAACATGTGAAAGTTTCTGCCATCGCCCTGCAAAAGGCAAAACGCCTGGTAGAATGCGGACATGATGTGGTGATCCTGCTGGATTCTATCACCCGTCTCGCCCGTGCCCACAATACCGTAGCTCCTGCTTCTGGTAAGGTACTGAGTGGTGGTGTGGAAGCAAATGCTATGCAGAAACCAAAACAATTCTTTGGTGCAGCCCGTAAGATCGAAAATGGTGGTTCACTCACCATCCTCGCTACTGCACTGATCGATACTGGTTCTAAAATGGACGAAGTGATCTTCGAAGAATTCAAAGGTACCGGTAACATGGAATTACAACTGGATCGTAAACTGGCGAACAGACGTATCTTCCCTGCCATCGACGTATCAGCTTCCTCTACCCGCCGTGATGATCTGCTCCTTGATAAAGATCATCTGAAACGCCTGCACATTCTCCGCAATCACCTCGCGGATATGAATACAGAAGAATCTATGCACTTCATGTTACAGCACATGAGGGGGACTAAAAATAATGAAGAGTTCCTGATCTCCATGAACGGATAAGCAACTCCCAACCTTACATAATTAAGGGGCTGTCTCAAATTTCGAGACAGCCCCTTTTGTTATTATGAAAACTGGTTTTATTTATATTGTTTCAAATGTAGCAACAGATCTTTCTTTCGCCGTTCCGCAATTTCCAGGGTTACGCCATTGCGCATCACCACATTTCCTCCTTCCGTACTTACATGCCCGATCTGACTCATTTGCACCATCTGCAGATTATTGACCTGGTAAAATTTCAAAGTACTGAACAGATCTGCATAATACCTGAACGGCCGGTTCGCCAGCACCTGATGATGATCATCCAGGTAGAATAAAGTTTTATCACCGGAAGCCTCAAGATAAGTGATGGTTGTCAGGCCGATTTTTTTATCATCTCCTTCCACCTGTGGCAATACCAGCTCCATACTTGTATTTCGGCCCTTACTAAAATTTCCCAGTAGTACTTTGTACCGTTCTTTGCTCTTACCTGCTGCCAGTCGTGCACTGATAACAGTAATGGCAGTAGTTAAGCTTTCCCGGTCTATCGGTTTTAATATTATTTCCACTTCGCTGAAGCGGATGGTATGCAGAAATTTCTTTTCAAAAGCAGTGACAAATACCGCTTCGAAAGGTGTTACATCCTGTGTGCCGAGTAATACATCAAACCCGGTTCCATCAGGCATTTCAAGGTCGAGAAAGACCAGCTCGGGCTGGAATTTCCGGATGGTGGCAATGCCATCAGCACAGTCAGAAGCAGTAGCTACAATTTCTACCTGCGGACAATATTTTTCCAGCATAAGGGAAATAATGTCCCGGCTATTGCGCTCGTCATCTATAATTACGGCCTTTATCATAAAAGTCTAAAGAGTAGTAGTTGGCCTACAATTGGGGAATAAGTATCCGCACAATAGTACCACTTTCCACAGAATTTTTCTCCGATTTATCAATGATGTCTATGTGAATTCCGGTGTTGTACATTTTGTTTAGCAATTCAGCGCGGTTAGAGCTGATCTCCATGCCGGAAGACTGGTGATGCTTGGGCAATGTACGCATGGACTTCGATCTGTTAATACCCATACCATTGTCTTCAATCAGACATTCCAGCATATCTGGTTCTACCTGGTTAAATTGTATCAGCAATTGTCCGATATGGTCACGGGAATTAGTCATCCCGTATTTTACAGCATTTTCTACATAGGGTTGCAGCAGCATGGCCGGGATCTCCAGTTCTGCCGTAGCAATTAGCGGATCTACTATCAGCTCATATTCCATCTTGTTTTCAAACCGCATTTTTTCCAGTCCAAGATAAGTGTTGAGATACGCAATTTCATCAGCTAATGATATGAAATTTCGTCTTGAGAAATCCAGTGTTTTCCTGATCAGGTAAGAGAAATCAGACAGGTATTTTTGTGCATATTCATAATCCCGCTGCATGACGAACAGCTGTATGGAATTGAGGCAATTGAAAATGAAGTGAGGATTGATCTGTGCCCGGATGGCTTTGAGTTCTATCTCTGTCAGTTTTTTATTGTACTCTGTTTCCAGGTGTATTTTACGTTGCTCTTCCAG
This window of the Chitinophaga sancti genome carries:
- the rho gene encoding transcription termination factor Rho — its product is MYDILQLNDMLVPELLDIAEKLDVPNAKKLSKQDLIYKILDKQAVMASEGNPANGEEKKTRKRKSTKKEDEHEHEEPVAEAASDEKPKRGRKPGSLNKAKEVEEPKASDNKPKKKNFDIDLDSIPSLTFDDDDDEIIPQFTEDEEDEEEEVIATKAPVAAAKKVVEEDEEEEEEEEDDDDFVMPEEPIVPQKQRFNNKQKEPAFNIEFDGIILSEGVLEMMPDGYGFLRSSDYNYLSSPDDIYVSPSQIKLFGLKTGDTVKGSVRPPKEGEKYFALLKVETINGKSPEEVRDRVPFDYLTPLFPFEKLRLTTTSNNYSTRIMDMFTPIGKGQRGLIVAQPKVGKTMLLKEVANAIATNHPEVYLMVVLIDERPEEVTDMERSVKAEVIASTFDEPAEKHVKVSAIALQKAKRLVECGHDVVILLDSITRLARAHNTVAPASGKVLSGGVEANAMQKPKQFFGAARKIENGGSLTILATALIDTGSKMDEVIFEEFKGTGNMELQLDRKLANRRIFPAIDVSASSTRRDDLLLDKDHLKRLHILRNHLADMNTEESMHFMLQHMRGTKNNEEFLISMNG
- a CDS encoding LytR/AlgR family response regulator transcription factor, which translates into the protein MIKAVIIDDERNSRDIISLMLEKYCPQVEIVATASDCADGIATIRKFQPELVFLDLEMPDGTGFDVLLGTQDVTPFEAVFVTAFEKKFLHTIRFSEVEIILKPIDRESLTTAITVISARLAAGKSKERYKVLLGNFSKGRNTSMELVLPQVEGDDKKIGLTTITYLEASGDKTLFYLDDHHQVLANRPFRYYADLFSTLKFYQVNNLQMVQMSQIGHVSTEGGNVVMRNGVTLEIAERRKKDLLLHLKQYK